The sequence below is a genomic window from Nitrospirota bacterium.
AAAAATAAGGCAGAACGAAATCATCTATAATAATGAACAGGTTTATTCAAACCCTGAGAAGGAAGAAAATCTCGCCCTCTTTTTCTTTAAGGACGGCATAAGGGAGCTGACATTCCATAAAGGATTAAGCTATGAAGAATTTGAAGACTTTACAAAGATACTGACCATGGACTTTGAAAAAGACACCCTCGATGACGACATTGTTACCCTCCTGTGGGAAAGGGATTACGAGCACATAAAATATATTGCTGATGAGGAATTTCTCACAGATGAAGAGGATTACCAGAGAAAAGCACTCACAGATATACGCGACAAAGGCGCCACAGAGGATGACATCACAAGGGCCTATCAGGATGCCTTAAAAGCTGAAGCAAAAAAGCCGAAAAGTGTAGTGCCTCTCGGTGAATCAGATCTTCATGTCCTTGCAAAAGAGATGGAACAGGAAGAATATGAAAAAATTGATAAGATAATAGCCATCCTTTTTGAAATCCTTTATCAGACAAAAGACCTCACTGCGTTCACCGAGGTTGTCAATTCTCTTGGGGAGGCAATGAGTTATTGCATCAAGAAAGGGGATTTTAATAAGGCAGCAGTGATCCTCGAAACCGTAAAGAATATAACAAACAACAAAGAGTTTGAAAATGAAAAGATTAAGGCCCTGCAGAAGATTTATACTGCGGCCAACAGCGATATCCTTATAGAGGAAATAGGGACAATCCTGGATAGCGAGGCTATTATTGAAGAAAAAGATTTTTTAGCCTTTATAAAACACCTGGATAAATCCGCTATACCGCCTTTTATGCGGCTCCTTGGAGACCTGCGGAGCATTAAAGGCAGGAGGCTGACCATCGAAGCATTAGCGGCCCTCGGCAGGCTGGATCTGAAAGCCATAGCAAAAGGGCTTCAGGACTCAAGGTGGTATATGGTGAGAAACACGATTTACATCCTCGGTAAAATAGGAGACAAGGGCTCGATTGATTATCTGAGTAAAAGCCTGTCACATACAGACCAGAGAGTAAAAAAAGAGGCTATAAAAGCCCTGGGCAATATTGGGGGCCCACATATACTTCCACATCTAAGAAATACGCTAAATGATATTGATCCGACTATCAGGACTGCCGCTGCAAGGGCACTTGCAGGCATAAAAATGGAGGCCTCAAAACGAATCATCCTGGACGAGTTATCAAAAACAGAGTTTATAAAGAGAGACTTTTCAGAGAAAAAGGAATTCTATGAGGTTCTTTCCCACTGGCCGGACGAGGAAGTAAAAGATTTCCTTCTCAATACCCTGAAAAAAAAGAAGTTCTTCGGGAGAGCAAAAAATGATGAGACAAGGGCCTGTGCCGCCTATGCTATTGGTATTATTGGCATCAAAGAGGCCCTGCCGATTCTCGAAAAAGCTGCAAATTCAAATAACAGACTTTTAAGCGACCTTTCCATGGAAGCAATCAAAAAGATAGGTTGATATGCCACTAACAGAAGAAAAGAAGACATACCAGGAGGCAAAGGACTTAATAAACAGTCTGGCTATAACCATAAAAACAGCCCAGATTCATAACCCAAATAATGTAGCTGTCGTTGCTGCCATTGAGAAATTTCTATCCCTCGCCAACCCGATAATAAAGGCTGAAAAGCTTGTAACACTCGACCTGATAAATGAGTTTTTTTACCTAAACGAGGCGAGGGTCAGATACAGCCTGGAATACATTATAAATTTTGACTTCCTTTCCCGTGAATTTAAAAAGCGAGAACTCGGAACTTTGACCTTCAATGATATACCCGCCGAGAATGACATAAAGATTTTTCTCAAGGCCTTCATTGAAGCAGGTTTCTCAGAAACACCGTTTGAAACGCTATCAGAGGCTGTTGACAATATCGAACGCATTAAAGTAGGGAAGCTTAAAAAGATTAAAGAAGAAGGTGAATTTGACAGGAAAAAATTTGTAAAAAAGACCTACTTCAATGCCGTCTCTTTCACAAAAGGGGTCATGACCAAGATAAAGGCCGGCGAGAAGATAAGTCTCAAAAAAGCCAAAAGGGTAGTAGAAACTGTAGTCGATCTGATACTGGAAGAGGAATCCCTCCTTCTTGGAATGACTGCTTTAAAAGACTATGATGAATATACATACCACCACTCCGTCAATGTAAGCATCCTTTCGGTGGCCCTCGGACAGAGACTCGGACTCAGGAGAAAGGCCCTCACCGACCTCGGCATGTCATCCCTTTTCCATGACATGGGGAAAATCGAGGTTCCTTCAGAAATATTGAACAAGGCAAGTGAATTTAGCGAGGGAGAATGGGAGATAATGAGACAACATCCCTTATGGGGAGTAAGGGCAATTCTCAAACTAAAAGGTTTTGACGATATCTCGCTCAGGACTGCAATTGTAGCTTTTGAACATCATCTCAATTATAACCTTTCGGGCTATCCTAAACTGAGAAATACACTGAAACCTGACCTCTTTTCAAAGATTGTTACTATAGCTGACCAGTATGACGCTATGACATCATCCAGGGTCTACTCAAGAACACCTGTTGCCCCTGACAGGGCACTCAGTATAATGGTTGACCGTAGCGGCACACAACTCGACCCTTATCTTACGAAGCTATTTATTAACATGGTAGGCATACACCCCATCGGCAGTCTCGTTATGCTCAATACTAAAGAATTAGGGCTCGTCTTTGAAAGCAATCCAAATCCTGACTTTCTTGACAGGCCAAGGGTCATTATTGTAGTTGATAGTAAGGGAAACAGGATCAAGCAAAACGTAGATTTGATGGAAAAAGACGATGCCGATAACTTCAAGAGGAGCATCGTAACTACCCTTGACCCAAATCAATATAGAGTCAACCTCGCTGAATACCTGCTTTAACCCGGAAAATACAATTAACCACAGAGCCACAGAGGCACTGAGGAAGAGCAGTGCCTCTGTGATTTTCCCTATACATCATTTAGATTAAGTAGGGGCGGTTCGTGAACCGCTCCTACAAATTCAAAAGAGATGCCTAACTCCGCCCCGAAGGTTCGGGGTCTCCGACTTTATATTGCTGCCTCTCCTTTTTCTCCTGTCCTTATCCTTATAGTCTCCTCCACTGAGGAGACAAAAATCTTACCATCTCCTATCTTACCTGTCTTCGCCTTTTCCTCAATTGTAGATACTACTTTACTTGCCATTGCATCAGAGACAATAATTTCTATCTTTACCTTTGGCACAAAAGCTATATCATATTCTGCACCACGGTATAGCTCTACATGTCCCTTCTGCCTCCCAAAACCCTTCACTTCAGTAACCGTCATTCCCTGGATGCCTATCGCATTTAAAGCATCCTTTACTTCATCAAGCTTAAATGGTTTTATTATTGCTTCTATCTTTTTCATATTGCCTCCATTTTGTGTCAGTGTCAGTGATTAGTGTCAGTTACAGACACTGACCACTGACACTAATCACTTTTTACAATGAATATCCGCTCTCTCCATGCTGTGACTGGTCAAGCCCGACAGATTCGTCCTCCTCATTAACCCTGAGACCTATTGTCCAGTCAACGATTTTAAGAATAACCAGTGTAGCCACAAAAACAAACACATAGGTAGCTACCACAGCAATGGCCTGGATGCCGAGGAGTGGTGGATTTCCAGCGAATAAACCATCCTTCCCAGCAGGGTTTATAGCGACTGATGCGAAAAGCCCTGTTGCAAGTGCACCCCATGTCCCGCCAACTCCGTGGATTCCAAGAACATCAAGGGAATCGTCATAACCGAGCTTTGGCTTTAGATTGACCGCTGTATAACAGAATACGCCTGCGCCTATTCCAATCAGTATCGATGACATGGGGCTCACAAAACCTGCTGCTGGTGTTATAGCAACAAGCCCTGCCACTGCTCCACTAACTGCGCCGAGAGCTGTAGGTTTACCTCTCTGAATCCACTCAACAAAAAGCCAGCTCATTGCTGCAGTAGCAGTAGCAGTATTAGTTGTAACAAATGCAACAGAGGCAAGCCCGCCTGATGTCAGGGCACTACCTGCATTAAAACCAAACCATCCAAACCAGAGAAGTGCTGCTCCAAGTATAGTTATCGGCAGGTTATGGGGCGCCATTGGCTCAACACCATAACCCTTACGCTTGCCTATTACAATTACTGCTGCGATGGCTGCAATGGCAGAATTGATGTGAACAACTGTCCCGCCTGCAAAGTCAAGGGCACCGAGTGTGGCTCCTATCCATCCGCCTCCCCATACCCAGTGGGCCAGCGGAGAATAGACAAATGTCAGCCAGAGTGCCGAAAAAACGACCAATGCTGAAAACTTCATCCTTTCAGCAAATGCTCCTGTAATAAGGGCAGGCGTTATTATTGCAAACATGCCCTGAAACATCATAAAGACAAGATGCGGGATTGTAGATGCCATAGGCGCTGGCTCCTGGCCAACACCCTTAAGGCCAAGCCAGTCAAGGCCACCTATAATACCCCCTTTGTCTGGCCCGAATGCGAGTGTATATCCCCAGAGCACCCATATCACACTCACGAGGCAGAGTATGACAAAGCTATGCATAATGGTCCCAAGGACATTCTTTCTTCTGACCATGCCACCGTAAAAGAGTGCGAGTCCTGGTGTCATAAGCATAACAAGTGCTGTTGAGACAAGCATCCAGGCAGTATCTCCTGTATCGATCTTTGGCGGAGCAGGCGCTGTTTGAGCAGGTGGCGCCTCAGTGGCTGGCACCCCGATGGGTCGGGGCATTTCTGCCTTAGGCTCTTCGGCAAAGACAGCACCTGCCATCGCCATAAAGCATAACAGTATTGTAAGACTCAATAATCGCTTCATAACACACCTCCGTATTGTATTGTAGCCGCTACCCCGCATTTAATACGGGGTAGCCTGAGTTATTTAATATTAAAAATCTATATCCAATTGTATTGTTGCAGTTGGCTTATATCTGCTTTCGTTATATATGTCATAGCCGAATATAACACTCACATTAGGGGCAAGTTTCCACGCAACACCAAAGCTCAA
It includes:
- a CDS encoding HEAT repeat domain-containing protein, giving the protein MEELVLEEVKLVKDVIQGLLKAKKTLRMYPSNNPIYIKTANEVYSRFENFFNVKNDLALKIRQNEIIYNNEQVYSNPEKEENLALFFFKDGIRELTFHKGLSYEEFEDFTKILTMDFEKDTLDDDIVTLLWERDYEHIKYIADEEFLTDEEDYQRKALTDIRDKGATEDDITRAYQDALKAEAKKPKSVVPLGESDLHVLAKEMEQEEYEKIDKIIAILFEILYQTKDLTAFTEVVNSLGEAMSYCIKKGDFNKAAVILETVKNITNNKEFENEKIKALQKIYTAANSDILIEEIGTILDSEAIIEEKDFLAFIKHLDKSAIPPFMRLLGDLRSIKGRRLTIEALAALGRLDLKAIAKGLQDSRWYMVRNTIYILGKIGDKGSIDYLSKSLSHTDQRVKKEAIKALGNIGGPHILPHLRNTLNDIDPTIRTAAARALAGIKMEASKRIILDELSKTEFIKRDFSEKKEFYEVLSHWPDEEVKDFLLNTLKKKKFFGRAKNDETRACAAYAIGIIGIKEALPILEKAANSNNRLLSDLSMEAIKKIG
- a CDS encoding HD domain-containing protein — its product is MPLTEEKKTYQEAKDLINSLAITIKTAQIHNPNNVAVVAAIEKFLSLANPIIKAEKLVTLDLINEFFYLNEARVRYSLEYIINFDFLSREFKKRELGTLTFNDIPAENDIKIFLKAFIEAGFSETPFETLSEAVDNIERIKVGKLKKIKEEGEFDRKKFVKKTYFNAVSFTKGVMTKIKAGEKISLKKAKRVVETVVDLILEEESLLLGMTALKDYDEYTYHHSVNVSILSVALGQRLGLRRKALTDLGMSSLFHDMGKIEVPSEILNKASEFSEGEWEIMRQHPLWGVRAILKLKGFDDISLRTAIVAFEHHLNYNLSGYPKLRNTLKPDLFSKIVTIADQYDAMTSSRVYSRTPVAPDRALSIMVDRSGTQLDPYLTKLFINMVGIHPIGSLVMLNTKELGLVFESNPNPDFLDRPRVIIVVDSKGNRIKQNVDLMEKDDADNFKRSIVTTLDPNQYRVNLAEYLL
- a CDS encoding ammonium transporter encodes the protein MKRLLSLTILLCFMAMAGAVFAEEPKAEMPRPIGVPATEAPPAQTAPAPPKIDTGDTAWMLVSTALVMLMTPGLALFYGGMVRRKNVLGTIMHSFVILCLVSVIWVLWGYTLAFGPDKGGIIGGLDWLGLKGVGQEPAPMASTIPHLVFMMFQGMFAIITPALITGAFAERMKFSALVVFSALWLTFVYSPLAHWVWGGGWIGATLGALDFAGGTVVHINSAIAAIAAVIVIGKRKGYGVEPMAPHNLPITILGAALLWFGWFGFNAGSALTSGGLASVAFVTTNTATATAAMSWLFVEWIQRGKPTALGAVSGAVAGLVAITPAAGFVSPMSSILIGIGAGVFCYTAVNLKPKLGYDDSLDVLGIHGVGGTWGALATGLFASVAINPAGKDGLFAGNPPLLGIQAIAVVATYVFVFVATLVILKIVDWTIGLRVNEEDESVGLDQSQHGESGYSL
- a CDS encoding P-II family nitrogen regulator, which produces MKKIEAIIKPFKLDEVKDALNAIGIQGMTVTEVKGFGRQKGHVELYRGAEYDIAFVPKVKIEIIVSDAMASKVVSTIEEKAKTGKIGDGKIFVSSVEETIRIRTGEKGEAAI